Within Dermacentor albipictus isolate Rhodes 1998 colony chromosome 3, USDA_Dalb.pri_finalv2, whole genome shotgun sequence, the genomic segment GACAGTTTTACGTGCTTCTTGAAATTTAAATGCCAGTCAGTCTAATATTCTCGCCACAAAACAGAATACAGCAACCACAGACCAAAACAAAAAATTATATTGCTTTCAGATCACTGCTCACGACTACTTGCATTTGATTCCAAAAAATATATCACATAAAAAGaatataaaaaatatatttatgaGGACGAAACCAGTCGCGAGCCGATGCTCCAGAAAAAAATGGCGACAGTTTTCAGCGCTGTCACTTTCTTTTTATCGGTTGGTTTAAAAAACAAGACGCAGTAAAACGAATCCTTCCTTCTTCCCTTAATGCAATATCGGTTTTGCAGGTCGCAAGCAGCACCAACACTACGATAGTCCTTGACAACGTGCGGCGGTCTGCCTCTGGAATTTACAGATGCGAAGTAGTAGATGAACCATCGTTGAGTTATGACTCGGCTAAGAAAAGGATGGATATCATAGGTGAGTGATACCCGAATTCGGCGCAAGGTTGGTTGATTGGTGAATCAGTTTATTCACTTAGCCTAACGCTCgtaaaaaaaactggaggacgcttaagcttcgccttcaagagtggaacgcgatagcgttatcgcaccccattcgcaccgcctactcaaacgcgctacgtcAGCCAAACATCGCGATCGGCACATATAGCCGGGCCccaacgcgccatgaaggcggacgcgatcatggggcgagtggcgcgccacgtatcgggacagcgccgtacattgcgaggagtgggtcttctgtgtttgccgcaagatggctctgcgtgtgcgcagagcgcagaagaaatatagcggaaacgtacttcgctactcgtgaaactgcgacttctgtaagttacatggtcataattaccgatatacaccgcagtataactttctacggcacgtttataaggtaacaccgcattcactagaggcgattttgtcccgttttgaaggaacgaactcgtggctgagcaaataaagaagaaaaaaaagaactcgtggctgagcgttagcgtctccgtctcacacttcggagaccctggttcgattcccaccagcccatcctgcaagatgttttttatttatgaagtgctttctgggatttatcgctcacggccaacgccgctgacgccgacgacaccggcttttctgcaacacgagctccttaacgctgtcgcgttaaaaagcacgcacacacacacagagagagagaatgtgaTGAGGCACGCTATACTGGAGAACTCCCAGTTCATTTTGACTGTCTGGATTTTCCTAATGCACAACCTATTCTCGGCGCACTAGAGTTTTCGCCTGTTTATACCTCCATCAGAATTCGACCACCACAGGCAGGATTTGTACACGCGACCTTGCGCTCAGACACAGAACTTAGCCACCGAGGCTTCGCTGTGGGTGAAACAAGAACGCGAATCCCGCGTATGCCGGCCGTTTCAGCGATGACTGCATCCGCTTATcaaaagcgaatgattagagctCAAGTATATCTTTTTTCTGTTCGAAAGTTAAAGCAGAAGCGGGCAGCACAACCTGGGAAACAAAGTCTAACTGGCCTTAACAAGCCATAGTTGTAGAATTAAAATCAGCCAGTGTTCAAGGCATGTCCACTGAGTAGGAGTTCTGAGAACAGCACCAAGTTAGACTATTTGTATAAAAAATGAGCGACGTAGATATGGAGTACTACTTGCTGCCGCTTTTCTTCTTTGAGTGCGGCTCAACAGTTGCTTGTTTTAATCCAAATTCTACAGAAATGACTTTATCGATTGACCAACCACCAATCGGCGTTCTCGGCGGTTCCGTGCGTCTGAACTGCGCACACGACTTCGGTGGATTGCCCCTGTACAGCTTCAAGTGGTTCAAGGACGGCAAAATGCTGTACAATTACATTCCTCGCAACAGGCCACCAGGAGAACTGTTCAGCGTGCAAGGCGTGACGATAGACGTAAGTCCATGCACTGCCTCAAGACTCACGCGAGGCCCTCCTCGTATAGCAGTATATAGGGCTATACGGTTCTTTGAATGCGGTCATCCAACTACTCAGGAAAAGTTCTTCACTAGGACATGCCCGAAATTTCGGCTATACACTACAAGTTGTAAATCCCCGTTCAGGGAACGTCGTATACAGAATCTTTTCAAAACGTTTCTCAGGTGCCGAGTCAGAAGCAAATCAAGCGTAAATCAATGATGCGAGAAGGCGAGTAAACCTTCCGCGTcaatttccctctctctctctctctctctctctctctctctctatatatatatatatatatatatatatatatatacatatatatatatatatatatatatatatatatatatatatatatatatatatatatatatatatatatatatatatagatatatactgACCTGAgcaatacccagagcagccacgatacctccattcgaagtagtaatggaCAGGTTGCAGGCGCTCCTTCTATaaatagcgatgaagttagaagggccttgtaaGATATGAAACAAGGAAATGCGGCcaggaataacagttgatttaatcacaGATAGAGGAGACTTCATGcatgaaaagcttgcggccctttacaATAAATGTCTCACGACTGCAAGGATTCCACAGaactggaaaaatgcaaacattacactaatccacaaaaaagagacgttaaagaattgaaaaatcagtggcccattagcttacttccagtattgtataagatattcaccaagataatttctaaTACAAAAAGCGCAACACTTGACTtaagtcaaccaagagaacaggcagtTGTCAGAAAGtgtactctacaatggatcacatccatgtcatcaatcagctaatcaagaaatccgcagaaCACAACCAGCCTGTCTATATGGCTTTCTAtatggctgtgtgtgtgtgtgtgtgtgtgtgtgtgtgtgtgtgtgtgtgtgtgtgtgtgtgtgtgtgtgtgtgtgtgtgtgtgtgtgtgtgtgtgtgtgtgtgtgtgcgcgcgtgcgtgtgcgtgcgtgcgtgcgtgtgtgtgtgtgtgtgtgtgtgtgtgtgtgtgtgtgtgcgtgtgtgtgcgcgtgcgcgtgcgtgcgtgtgcgtgcgtgcgtgcgtgcgtcacgATAATCTTCGGGTTCGCGCTGATGCTGGCTCTTGGTGCGCTCCAGGCGCACTGCATGTGATATGGAGGTGCCACACGTGTGCCGTCATCTCGCTGTAGAATCGAGTGGCTCTTTCGAGGAAAAGAGCGCGCGGGCCTTTGTTTGAATTTTAGGATGTTTTCGCGGCGTACATCGGGCATATTATTTTGCAGACCCGCTCGTCACCACTTGATCTACAAAGAGTGATTGCCTGTTTGCAACACCACAACTCGATGAGGGACCCCTAGACGATATGTGGTATAGACAAGAAGTAGAGAGACGAAGACATCACGAAGCGCCCTCTCAAGCGAACGTTTAGAACGTTCGCAAACATGCGCATACGCTCAACATATTTAGAAGACAATCGACCAGCCCTTCAGACAGGAGAAAATAAAGTCGACACACGCAGCGCTGAGTGACAACCAGTGCTTATTACACTTGAACGGCAATTTACAGGAACGCAGTGAGCAAAACGACAAAATCATCTCAAGCCACTATTGTCAGTGCTGTGTCTGTCGCTTTATTTCCTGAAGCGATGTTCGATTACCTTCAAAGAATGCATCAACCAGATCAGTTCAGTACACTATTACTTAACATCGTACACACATTAGACGGCGTTATCGTACCGTTCTTTCGTCGTGCTTCGTCTTTCTGGAGTGCAGCTCCTAGGCGTCCgttcttgcggcgagcgtcgaCGTCGGCGTAACTAAGCCAACGACcacagcgaatgatgaaagagcgaacgcaggaGCCTAGCGGAGGATGAAAAATgaaaggaggaaagtggaggaggaggttaTGGCGAAACTGTGAGAACAAACCCGTAGTGTCGctcaagacgggctctgcggcgacgatgactacgagatggcgccacagtatcGCGTGCAaaacatatggaaacaaagcgctgcatgagcggacgtctgtctgcggtggctgctgtgaatcacaccCACGCGTCccccacgcatcacccacgcgctgcctctcgcgatttcccgattagcgaggcaattggtcacgccacacttcgctccgtttgcaacgtgccgtccgcgccagccaacctatcgcgaagtgaaaacacgtatacagctgcgctcaaatttcgcattagggagtatcgtattcGTTGGCAAATTTGGTCTTCGATTCCTTAATTTGTAAAGTCATGACTAAATCGCAACGGCACGGGAGAGACGTGGTTTCAGCCCTTTTCGGCTTGGCCATCCGACATTTAGCATCGTGAAGACACCTAGCGAGCGGAGCGCGACTAGAACAACGCGCCGAAGTGGACATTTAGGAGATGTGCAGCTTTAGGAGATGTGCAACTATAGTGATTTGAGTTAAGCTTTACGAGCTGCAGGATTAGCTTAACGATAGAGCACTTTTCTGACAAGTAGCATACTCTGCTTCAAGAGCTAGTCTGGGCGCAATTTTCTTCAGCATGCAGCTTATACCGTGTTCACAACAGCGTTTACTATGTTCACGGAAACAAGCGAACATGACATAGGCAATTAGCTATTGTTGTATTACTTTCTGAAGATCGAGAAGAACTTCCCATTGCGCCGCGCGTGTTCTGAGTACAAAAGTACTGAGCATCACAAAGAGGGCGAAAGCAGCAACTCGCGGTTCACAAGGTATACGTGGCCCAGAAACATATGAAGTTTGTACATGTTCCAGTACAGGACACAGCACATAAGAATTTGAAGGCCCCGCTTCTTTTTTTACTTGGGCACTGCATTTTCGTTCCGTTCTTTGCAATCGGGATGTGTGTGAATGCATCGCGTTGTGTGCTCGCATCAGATTCTTGTTCTCAGGTACGAAGCTTCCACCGCTACGTCTCCGCGTCTTGTTCTCCGCTTGTCCCGCCACAACGCGGTACAGAAATATGCTTTAACGCCGATTCATTTCTGGACTTTAGCTCAAGCACTTTCTTCTCTCTCCCCACCGCAGATGCTGCAGACCAACTATTCGTCACTGTACCTGAAGAACCTGAGCGCTTTAAGTGCTGGCACTTACCGTTGCGAAGCCAGCTCCGACGCACCACCCTTTCTAACAGCCCAGGATGAAAAAATGCTTGCGGTGTTAGGTACGTATGCGCGTTATCCAAGCGGCCACGGCATTTTTCTCTTCCCTCACAGTTTTATTTCCATACAGTCTGAGACAGAACCTACGTTCCCAATTTTCCTCATCTCATAAATGATAATGCAAATCccacgcactgtaggaatcgatTTTATGCGAACCGCTGTGCGGATAGCTCGCTCTCTAGCTTCGTTTGGCATTCCCACCGtagatttttatttttatttttcaattaataaacgtatctatctatctatctatctatctatctatctatctatctgtctatctatctatctatctatatatctatctatctatctatctatctatctatctctttctctcgttTAACATATTGCACAAAGTGACGCCAGATGGCATAAGGTGCCCGTGCAAACGAGTTATTGTATGTGCGTTTGTTACACGAGCGTGCGTGTGGCGACTACGACAAGACCATAGCATGAAGAATTACATGCACGAACCCTTTCaaagtgttgttgttgttgttgttgttgttgttgtcgttgttgttgttgttgttgttgttgttgttgttgttgttgttgttgttgttgttgttgttgttgttgttgtcgtcgtcgtcgtcgtcgtcgtcgtcgtcgtcgtcgtcgttggcCAACGATATTGACAGCCGTTCACCCTGAGTTGATTCCTATTTTTTTCATCCCCCACCCCCCATTATCTTTCGTATTTTCACACGCAACGCAGCAAGCCCTGATGCAAGGTGGGGTGCAATATTGATTTGGTGCCAAACACTGTCAATGCTCTTGTCATACTCCAAAGTATTATCCTTTTAACCTTATCTCAATTTATCGCTCGCAGAACAAGGGGATAAGAGACCACTGATCACATACGACAGGGAGACGTACCAGGTGGGAGACAATGTGCGCCTCAACTGCTCCTCCACCAGGTCCAGGCCGGCTCCCAAGCTCGCCGTGTACGTAAACGACCTACTCTTGATCGACGCCGACGTCAATGCGAGCGTCGACACGCATCAGGACGGCTTCCAGACGGCGACTCTCATTGCGACCTTCCCGGTTAGGCATACCGACGCAAGAAAAGCTGTCGTGTGGGTCAAGTGTCACGCCAGCTTCATTGGTCTATATGAGGCGGTGGGTGGCGTGTCCATACCAATCGGGCAGCGAACGGAAGACCACAGAGGACCTTACCAGCAACAGTACCAGCAACCGCAGCACAAGCAGCCGCTGCAGCGACCAAGTTCAATGTCATCGCCACAAGACGAGTGCTTGGCCAAGGCTATGGAGATTCTGGCTAGGGCGTGGGCCGCCTACCAGTGAGCAGAGTTGAACCCCAAGCAACAGATGTTTCAAGTTTACTTGCACTAGGAGACGCGCAAAAAGAGAGAGGTTTGTGATGGTATCTGAACGTATACAATAAATAATGCTATATTCCCCCCCGTTGTGTAATTATTTCACTTCCTCGGTTTTTGTATATCGCAACTGTTGCCAGATACGTGGTCGGGTCTGTCATACAGCCGCGCGCAGGAGATATGTTCGCCGGCTCGATCTACCTGCATGACGTGGAGATCTTGACATCTCTTTGCTCATCCAGCGCAAGGGAGAGGTGACGTGTACTGTAGTAAACGCTTCCTGTTCTTTGTCATCCTCACTTCTCGCTCCTTGCCTTCCCAGTACCGCTCTTGCTGTGTAGGGTAGCAGGTTAGAGCAAACTATAATTCAGGCTGACCTCCCTGCCACTCTGTAAACAAGTTATGTCTTTTTTGATCGTCCTAGTACCAGGGATCCCAGCGACGACTCCAAGGTTCGTGTCCAGTATAGCTTCGCGAGAGATTTGCCCTGCAATGCTTCGCAAGAAATATGCTTCCTCGATGCGCGTGCTCTACCCCTTCGGCTTGGATAAACGGTGATTCGGCGTGTACGTCAATGTGTCACCCGGGTCATCGAAGTGGAAACGGTGTCTGTATCCAAGGTGCACCTATTAGACGCTCTATGAGAAGGCACAAACGAGGACCACCCGGGTTCATCCACTTgtctttttttatgcgttgcatattgcaatcactcagttcagcacTCGGGCGCGGCCGCGAAGCCACCATTGagggtgtgagccattgttcgttgCTGCGCGTcgcatatgtgggtctattctcttttaagtttgctatgtttgttattaagttgcttctatttttacgCGTTGCATATTGTAaccactcagttcagcccttgggcgcggcgggcagccaccattgacctttagcgcaaccacgtgacgtgacgtcatgacagccggaggaaaagctgggccccaactcgcacAATATggaacgcattcttggcttaaccaagctaagcttggcctttttttttgtctttttctttttcagaagccAGCAATCAGCTGAAACACTCGACCAGCTATTCTGGTATATAGCCTCTTCTAAGAAAAGCAGTGCGAGAATATGGGGTATAGAAAGATAGGTACAGCGAACGCAGTGACTCATGAATGCTATTGTTCCCCTATCAGTCACAGACCAGTCAGTTACTATCAGTCACGAGCCATTTACCTTCCAAAACACTGGCAACCTGTCCGACAGCCTTCAGATGGAAGCCACTAGGTCCCAATGAGTTCCGTTCGGGACTGGCCGGCTCTGTAAACGACTTACGATAGCGCTGTTAATCTGTTCAATGATGATGCTGGTGAAGTTCTCGAAAATTCCACGAACCTACTATGGGGAATTGGCCAAGAGTCGGATGGTAGAAAAAAAATGACggaaatacaaaaataaatacaaatcATAAGTAGAATAAAGGAGTTAGTAATGGGGCgaattgggcttgttggtaagctTTTGAAAAGGTGGCAGCGCAAATGAAGACACGGCTGGAGACCGGACGACAAGGGCTATTTGGCGTGTATGTCATTGTGTCACCCTGATCAACGAAATTTTTGGAGCTAACAAGGCAGGGCGCTGGCAGGCTGTTTCGGGACATGTTACTAAAGTGCCGAGTTACCCGTTTTCTTTTTAAGAGAAACTTTTAAAACGagtctttctttgcctcttcctgcaGTTTAGAGTTATAATCTAACGGCTTACTGCACAGGTGCACAATGGCGCCTAAACGCCGTGATCCCACATAGAGATTCTAGCCCTGAAAAGTATTTCAAGAAGGTTTGAATTAAATCCTATCACTGCAAGTTTATTTCACTGCTCATGGCGCTTGTTCAGTCATGCGAAATTGCACTAACCAGTTCTAGATTATGGTTGATGCCACTGCCGATGTGTTTTGTTCTCTCAGGGGGCTATTCTCAAAATTTACGAATTCCGCCACCTTGTTTTTTCTGACTGGCTCAAAACAGCAAACATGGCGGTATTCGACATCCTTTCGGAATAGCGCCCTGGTACAGGTAAACCTGCTATCTCTGGTTTTTATGTTCGTTGACTTGAAATCGAAGGTCTTGAACTGGACTTGGACTCTTAAGGCCTTGACAAACTTGGGGATTTTCAGAGAGTGAACCACACGGACTGTACCACGGCGAGACGCAAACAGGGTTGGGTTTTGCAGTACTAGCCTAAAAACCATGCAGTGTAAGACGTTCAAGGGAAGCTGGAAGAGCCCCTGAAATTGACGCAATGTACGCAAGCGATTTGCATACTCAAGCATTGGCTGTGACCGGCGCAGGCTCACACATGCTTTACATGGAAGCGGGAAGTGGTGACGAGTGGGCCGAGAGGCACGTGCGGGGCAACCGGCGCTTGCTCGCGATTGACAAACTGAAGTGTGGCTCCACCTACCGGTTCGCCATCCGCGCCTACAACGACGCCGGCACCGGCAACGTCAGCGACGCCATCAGCATCAAGACCAAAAGCGCCCGTGAGAGAACACCCACTCGCTTGTAACGCGTCAttgttaaggagctcatgtcacAGAAatgccggtgtcgtcggcgtcggcggcgttgaccgtgagcgataaatcccgggggcacttcataaataaaaaacaacttgcaagatgggctgggtatgaatcaaaccagggtctccggagtgtgaaacggagacgctaccactcagccacgactttttttttctttattgcccgctcagccacgagttcgctgcttcaaagcagtacaaaagtgcctctagcgaatgcggtgttgccttagaaacgtgccgtagaaagtaaaactgcggtgtatatcggtaattaggaATCTGtgacttacagaagtcgcagttactcgagtagcgaagtacgtttccgcgaCATTTCTTCtccgctctgcgcacacgcagagtcatcttgcggcaaacacagaagaccccctcttcGCAATatgcggcgctgccccgacacctggcgcgccactcgcccgcttctccccttcgggccgtgcggggaacggtgcgaggatgccccactactcttgcgtttaataagttttctcgttctctccccttccaacttccagcgtgcgtcactcgaactctcgtgtttaggcgacgcggctcctctttccgctcataGCGCGGTTCTCGCGGGAGCGCATGCATTCATTCAGTGAACTGACGCAAGCCTGCAAAGCCGAGCGTCGGCTCTACCCCCCACCCCATCCCTCCCTCGACAATTATCGCCAGGCACTTTGGAGGCGTTTCCAAACACGCACCTTACCCTCCCCTTATATACGCTCGCGCTATCACCACGTCCACACCAACCCCTCCTGTAGCCTCTGCCACCCCACCAAAGCCACTCTCGATCACATTCTTTTCCTCTTCCCGGGGGATCATtccccgcggggcctggagcaccttaCTACTTGGGAGGCTTGGGAGACCCTACTCCGCTCCGAGGACCCGGCCAAGCAAGCAATCGCCACAGGCCGAGCTaccagcgtcatgagcctccgggacatgaacgtttgagtgcagtgggggcctgcgggggcccaaggacctgcgtgtccgcaactcccctgtgtgcaataaagttatcacctaggtgcagcgtccgatgcggaaCGCCTATGACGTGATCGCTgggccgtagcgcgtctggtgggaaagcgtcccctgccaTGTGtgctgcgtctgcgtggtgctcccaagcgagtgGACGaccccatcgaggcgtcagccgcatgatcgcgtcggccttcatggcgcgtcacaGCCCGGTTGtctgtgccgatcacgacgtttggctggcgtagatcatttctccctccgagacaccgagttcttggttcgttccgcttgctcaggcgcacgtttccttgccgcgccgaacgctgcgttgctcgacgctcaccgcgtgattggtgagtgcaaagtccgatgcggggcgcctcgtaaatgatcgctgcgccgtagcgcattgtcttacaccccttggcgggtcgatgggaacgctatcgcgttccactcttgaaggcgaagcttaagcgtcttccaaatttTTTTATGCGGAAGCATTTTTAGCCCCCGCATCTGTAGCACAACTCCTTCCTGTAGCTCTGTTCGTTACCACCTGCTTCGAGGAAAGAGGGGAAACTTTCTTGATGACGGCGCTATGGAAACAAtcacgtttcttttttcgttctttttggagggggggggggggggtggcgccTTATTAACGGTGGCGAACATCAGTAAATGTGCAGTAAGCACTGGAGAAATGATTCGTTACAAAGTGTCACGTAATTAAACTAAATTACTTTAGGATGCACGTGGCAATTGCTAAATCAAAACCTGTCAGCTGCTCAAGGTAGGCACACGTAGTAG encodes:
- the LOC139057305 gene encoding immunoglobulin superfamily member 10-like, whose amino-acid sequence is MTGLRSRWFPESCVFVFFLWIATYASGPAQAVRIIELKVPETPAHGSTVTLECLYDLQRDQLLMVQWYKDDREFFRYMPQGKPSKKLFNIKGLTVNVASSTNTTIVLDNVRRSASGIYRCEVVDEPSLSYDSAKKRMDIIEMTLSIDQPPIGVLGGSVRLNCAHDFGGLPLYSFKWFKDGKMLYNYIPRNRPPGELFSVQGVTIDMLQTNYSSLYLKNLSALSAGTYRCEASSDAPPFLTAQDEKMLAVLEQGDKRPLITYDRETYQVGDNVRLNCSSTRSRPAPKLAVYVNDLLLIDADVNASVDTHQDGFQTATLIATFPVRHTDARKAVVWVKCHASFIGLYEAVGGVSIPIGQRTEDHRGPYQQQYQQPQHKQPLQRPSSMSSPQDECLAKAMEILARAWAAYQ